The DNA region CTCGGGTCGCTGGGCGTCGTCAACGGAACCCTCAAAATGCTGGGTCTCATCGGCGGTTCGATCAAGCTCCTCGGCACGACCGGCGGCGTCATCCTTGGCATGGTGCAGGCGTTCCTGCCGCTGATGGTCCTGCCGCTGGTCAATACGCTGTCGCGCCTGCCGCGCGACGTCGAAGCCGCCGCCGCCTCGCTCGGCGCCTCGCCCATCCGCGTCTGGCGCCGGGTGATCCTACCGCTCGCCATGCCCGGTATCGTTGCCGGCGCGGTGTTGGTTTTCTGCGCCGGTTTCACCGCCTTCGTCACGCCGCAGGTGCTGGGCCAAGGCAAGATCGCCACCTTCGGCACCGTGGCCTATCAGCAGGCGGCGCTGGTGCTCGACTGGCCGTTTGCCTCGACGCTCGCCGTTGTCGTGCTCGTCGCCATCGGCCTCACGCTTATCCTGTCGGCGCAGTTCGACCGTTTGACGAAGCGGCGGAGGGCGCTCGCATGAAGATCGCCCGCGCCCTCCAGCTTGTCTGGACCGCCCTCGCCTATCTCCTGCTGCTGGCGCCGATCCTGGTGCTGATCCTCGCCTCCTTCGACGAGGCCAAGTTCTTCCGCTTTCCGCCGCAAACCCTGTCGCTGCATTGGTACGAAGCGGCGGCGGCCAGCGGCGAATATCGCAGCGCGCTGTCCGCCAGCGCCATCATCGCGCTTTGCGCCGGTACTATCTCGATCCTTGTCGGCTCGCTCGCCGCCTATGCGCTGGCGCGCTTCACCTTCCCCGGCAAGCGGCTCGTCGAAGCCGTGCTGCTGGCGCCGCTGGTGCTGCCGCTGATCGTCTGGGCGATCGCGCTGCTGCAGATCTACGCCGCGCTCGGCATGAGCGGCACGCTCGCCGGGCTCGTCCTCGCCCATGCCGTGATCACCGTGCCCTATACGGTGCGGATCATGGTCTCGACCTTCGAACGGATCGACCCGAACCTCGAAGCCGCCGCCGCCAGCCTCGGCGCGCCGCCTTTGGCCGTTGCCAGGCGGATCACGATCCCGCTCGCCATGCCGGGCCT from Kaistia algarum includes:
- a CDS encoding ABC transporter permease; translation: MKIARALQLVWTALAYLLLLAPILVLILASFDEAKFFRFPPQTLSLHWYEAAAASGEYRSALSASAIIALCAGTISILVGSLAAYALARFTFPGKRLVEAVLLAPLVLPLIVWAIALLQIYAALGMSGTLAGLVLAHAVITVPYTVRIMVSTFERIDPNLEAAAASLGAPPLAVARRITIPLAMPGLATSAAFSLLISFNDVIVSSLIAGARWITFPVRLFAQLRSEGVDPITLAIGATIIAVILLAAIVGEYALKWSRHL
- a CDS encoding ABC transporter permease yields the protein MNGPSSKAVLFLLPAVALSTVVFLLPFGWLVYASFKVQGQGSLLMADGLSVANYMRLVTDSYFAAALWRTVWLSAVSTLLCLVIGLPVARLIATGSGRAKGLLLALMLVPLVCGALLPSLGMIHLLGSLGVVNGTLKMLGLIGGSIKLLGTTGGVILGMVQAFLPLMVLPLVNTLSRLPRDVEAAAASLGASPIRVWRRVILPLAMPGIVAGAVLVFCAGFTAFVTPQVLGQGKIATFGTVAYQQAALVLDWPFASTLAVVVLVAIGLTLILSAQFDRLTKRRRALA